One Tamlana carrageenivorans genomic region harbors:
- a CDS encoding type II toxin-antitoxin system HigB family toxin has product MRVIAKRTLRDFWIKHPDSEQQLTSWYRETEKAAWNSINELKTEYPNASILKDNRIVFNIKGNNYRLIVKFNFEFQICWIRFIGTHAQYDKINANEI; this is encoded by the coding sequence GTGAGAGTAATTGCAAAACGAACTTTACGTGATTTTTGGATAAAACACCCTGATAGTGAACAACAATTAACATCGTGGTATCGAGAAACCGAAAAAGCTGCATGGAATTCCATAAACGAACTTAAAACAGAATACCCAAATGCGAGTATTTTAAAAGACAATAGAATAGTCTTTAATATAAAAGGGAACAACTACAGATTAATTGTAAAATTCAATTTCGAGTTTCAAATCTGTTGGATACGATTTATAGGAACTCACGCGCAATATGATAAAATTAACGCTAACGAAATTTAA
- a CDS encoding helix-turn-helix domain-containing protein produces the protein MKITPIHNEKDYQNALERLEEIFDSKKGTELGDELEILSILIDKYENENFPIGMPDPIEAIKFRMEQMGMKQKDLAEVVGFKSRVSEILNKKRKLTLEMIRKLNVTLHIPTEVLVQDY, from the coding sequence ATGAAAATAACTCCAATACATAACGAAAAAGATTATCAAAATGCTCTTGAGCGACTTGAGGAAATTTTTGACTCAAAAAAAGGAACTGAACTAGGTGATGAACTTGAAATACTTTCGATTTTGATTGACAAATACGAGAATGAGAATTTCCCAATCGGAATGCCAGATCCTATAGAGGCAATAAAATTTCGAATGGAACAAATGGGAATGAAACAAAAGGATTTAGCCGAAGTTGTCGGATTTAAAAGTAGAGTAAGTGAAATCCTAAACAAGAAGCGTAAACTGACTTTAGAAATGATTAGAAAACTAAATGTCACTCTGCATATTCCGACAGAGGTTTTAGTCCAAGATTATTAA
- a CDS encoding AbrB/MazE/SpoVT family DNA-binding domain-containing protein codes for METAIIKIGNSKGLRLSKTILEKYNIKDKVEMILEKGQIILKPISSPRKNWEKAFQEMRENNDDRLLFNDVFEDENFEEWN; via the coding sequence ATGGAAACAGCAATTATAAAAATCGGAAATTCTAAAGGTCTACGTTTAAGTAAGACTATTTTAGAAAAGTATAACATAAAAGACAAAGTTGAAATGATTTTGGAAAAAGGACAAATAATCCTTAAACCAATTAGTAGTCCGAGAAAAAACTGGGAAAAAGCTTTTCAAGAAATGCGTGAGAATAATGACGACCGATTATTATTCAATGATGTTTTTGAGGACGAAAATTTTGAGGAATGGAATTAG
- a CDS encoding type II toxin-antitoxin system PemK/MazF family toxin yields the protein MELEQYSIVLVNLDPTIGSEIKKTRPCVIISPNEINKFLRTIVVAPMTTNLKNYPTRIKVKHSGKKGMIAIDQIRTIDKSRILKTFDQLSKSEIQNCKDIIRETFVD from the coding sequence ATGGAATTAGAACAGTATTCTATCGTACTGGTAAATCTTGACCCAACAATTGGTAGTGAAATTAAAAAAACAAGACCTTGTGTAATTATTTCGCCAAATGAAATTAATAAGTTTTTAAGAACAATCGTAGTTGCACCAATGACAACGAACTTGAAAAATTATCCGACCAGAATAAAAGTAAAACACAGCGGAAAAAAAGGAATGATTGCAATCGACCAAATTAGGACAATTGACAAATCTCGAATATTAAAAACCTTTGACCAATTATCGAAATCTGAAATACAGAATTGTAAAGATATTATTAGAGAAACTTTTGTTGATTAA
- a CDS encoding helix-turn-helix domain-containing protein, with amino-acid sequence MNRIKEVLEQKGIKQIWLAEQLGKSYNMVHSYAQNKRQPSLEDLYKIAEILNVEVKELLIERTKLNK; translated from the coding sequence ATGAACCGAATTAAAGAGGTTTTAGAACAGAAAGGAATAAAACAAATCTGGTTGGCTGAACAACTTGGGAAGAGTTACAATATGGTACACTCATACGCCCAAAATAAAAGGCAACCAAGTTTAGAAGATTTATACAAGATTGCTGAAATTCTAAATGTAGAAGTAAAAGAATTATTAATTGAAAGAACTAAATTGAATAAATGA
- a CDS encoding HsdM family class I SAM-dependent methyltransferase has protein sequence MITIKNFKEVLENLEFTSKGEIYTKKFESFDCLLKIDFKKKVIVYPENKGLKINERQTCNLSSNENFVVLECVNRLLEQGYNPAHIELEPKWKVGHGASGGRADVLVRDNKGKSLLIIECKNAGTEFTKHWNETLENGSQLFGYAQQEKDASFLCLYASDFIDKKVKANYRLITLLDNKQYLEDNPKFESFVDAKIREDLYRVWKNTYQKDFTTKGLFEKDIQPYNIGKKKYSIDDLRLVDSSTKQSKHHAFATILRKYNVSGRENAFDKLVNLFLCKIVDEKNNPTDLQFYWKGVAYDTPFELQDRLQKLYQTGMNEFLKEDVTYIDNQQIDKAFWAFKNDPDATRETIKDYFKQLKFFTNNDFAFIDVHNERLFYENAEVLIEIVRLFQDTKIKSNTKNQFLGDMFENFLDGGVKQSEGQFFTPMPITRFLIQSLPLESIITESQQIPKALDYACGSGHFLNELASQMRPFIEANKEVSLEEYHKEIHGIEKEYRLSKVAKVSAFMYGQDNIDITYADALTKNEKFNSNDYQILVANPPYSVKGFLSTLDQESKESYELISTIDDKQILTNNSIECFFIERAKQMLSGNGVAGIILPSPLLTKDDSTYVATRSILLKYFDIIAITEFGSGTFGKTGTNTATLFIRRKGNKPEQADHFENRIESWFSSIDKKQKVFEDEHFIKDYCNHIEIDFLQYQTLLKSEPSDELLKNPQFKDYKNSFDELSSIKNKKKQTNFKKLSKTKQEEELNSLFISYIAKIEKEKLYYYVLASQNPTEVVIVKAPNDNKENKKFLGYDWSTAKGNEGIKLNVNAKGKHITPLYDEDNRNNPDKINNYIQEAYLAISE, from the coding sequence ATGATAACAATTAAGAATTTTAAAGAAGTTTTAGAAAATTTAGAGTTTACTTCTAAAGGAGAAATTTATACTAAAAAATTTGAATCCTTTGATTGTTTATTAAAAATTGATTTCAAAAAGAAAGTAATTGTTTACCCAGAAAACAAAGGCTTAAAAATAAATGAAAGACAAACTTGTAATCTTTCATCAAACGAAAACTTTGTAGTTCTAGAATGTGTAAACCGACTTCTAGAACAAGGCTACAATCCTGCACATATAGAATTAGAACCAAAATGGAAAGTTGGTCACGGAGCAAGTGGCGGACGAGCAGATGTTTTAGTAAGAGATAATAAGGGGAAATCTTTGCTAATCATAGAATGTAAAAACGCAGGAACTGAATTTACAAAACATTGGAACGAAACATTAGAAAATGGAAGTCAACTTTTTGGTTATGCACAACAAGAAAAAGATGCTTCTTTTTTGTGCTTATACGCTTCTGATTTTATTGACAAGAAAGTAAAAGCAAATTATCGTTTAATTACATTATTAGATAACAAACAATATCTAGAAGACAATCCAAAATTTGAGAGCTTCGTAGATGCTAAAATTAGAGAAGATTTATATCGAGTTTGGAAAAACACATATCAAAAAGACTTTACTACTAAAGGACTTTTTGAAAAAGATATTCAACCATATAATATTGGTAAGAAAAAATACTCTATTGACGATTTAAGATTAGTTGATAGTTCAACAAAACAAAGTAAACATCACGCCTTTGCTACCATTTTAAGAAAGTATAATGTTTCTGGTCGTGAGAATGCTTTTGACAAGCTCGTCAATTTATTTTTGTGCAAAATTGTTGATGAAAAGAATAATCCAACAGATTTACAGTTCTACTGGAAAGGTGTCGCATATGACACACCATTTGAACTTCAAGACAGATTGCAAAAGTTATATCAAACAGGAATGAATGAATTCCTAAAAGAAGATGTGACTTATATAGATAATCAACAAATAGATAAAGCATTTTGGGCTTTTAAAAACGACCCAGATGCAACAAGAGAAACGATAAAAGATTATTTTAAACAACTTAAATTTTTTACAAATAATGATTTTGCATTTATAGACGTTCACAACGAACGTTTATTTTATGAAAATGCAGAAGTACTAATTGAAATCGTTCGATTATTTCAAGACACCAAAATAAAAAGTAATACCAAAAATCAGTTTTTGGGAGATATGTTTGAAAACTTTTTGGATGGAGGTGTTAAACAATCAGAAGGGCAATTTTTTACACCAATGCCTATTACTAGATTTTTAATTCAATCATTGCCTTTAGAAAGTATAATAACTGAAAGTCAACAAATACCAAAAGCATTGGACTACGCTTGTGGTTCTGGACATTTCTTAAACGAATTAGCTTCACAAATGCGACCATTTATAGAAGCCAATAAAGAAGTTAGTCTTGAAGAATATCACAAAGAAATTCACGGTATTGAAAAAGAATATCGTTTATCAAAAGTTGCAAAAGTTTCTGCATTTATGTACGGTCAAGATAATATTGACATTACTTATGCTGATGCTTTAACTAAAAACGAAAAATTTAATTCTAATGATTATCAAATTTTAGTTGCGAATCCGCCATATAGTGTAAAAGGTTTTTTAAGTACACTCGACCAGGAAAGTAAAGAAAGTTATGAATTAATAAGTACGATAGATGACAAACAAATTTTAACTAACAACTCTATTGAATGTTTTTTTATAGAACGTGCTAAACAAATGTTATCAGGTAATGGAGTAGCTGGTATTATTCTGCCTTCACCTCTATTAACAAAAGATGATAGCACCTATGTCGCTACTCGTAGTATTTTGCTAAAATATTTTGACATAATAGCAATTACTGAATTTGGGTCTGGTACTTTTGGTAAAACAGGTACAAATACGGCAACCTTATTTATTAGAAGAAAAGGTAACAAACCAGAACAGGCAGACCATTTTGAAAACCGAATCGAGTCTTGGTTTAGTTCAATAGACAAGAAACAAAAAGTTTTTGAAGACGAACATTTTATTAAAGACTATTGTAATCATATTGAAATTGATTTTTTACAATATCAAACACTTTTAAAATCAGAGCCAAGTGATGAACTTTTAAAGAATCCGCAATTCAAAGATTATAAGAATAGTTTTGATGAATTAAGCAGTATAAAAAATAAGAAAAAGCAAACTAATTTCAAAAAGCTTTCGAAAACAAAACAGGAGGAAGAATTAAATTCTTTGTTTATATCTTATATAGCAAAAATTGAAAAAGAGAAACTTTACTATTATGTTTTAGCAAGTCAAAACCCAACTGAAGTCGTAATCGTAAAAGCACCAAATGATAATAAGGAAAATAAAAAATTTCTAGGTTATGATTGGAGTACTGCAAAAGGTAATGAAGGAATTAAGCTTAATGTAAATGCTAAAGGCAAACATATAACGCCTCTTTATGATGAAGATAACAGAAATAATCCTGATAAAATAAATAATTATATCCAAGAAGCTTATTTGGCTATTTCGGAGTGA
- the istB gene encoding IS21-like element helper ATPase IstB, whose product MNTNHTIEKLRKMRLTAMAELHHNHLSDNRIEGLTPDQYLALLTDHQWEDLQNRKIKRLTTQAAFKQGATLTDINYLHNRSLDRNMFERLATLDFVQKKENLIITGSSGVGKSYIAQALGHQACMMNKRTLYTNTARLMKRLKLSKVDGTYLKELAKLLKVDLLILDDFGLQSFDNQDREALMDIIDERHDKKATIVASQIPVSAWYDIIGESTIADAILDRIVNSSHRINLTGESLRKGKLKEQY is encoded by the coding sequence ATGAATACAAATCACACCATCGAAAAACTCAGAAAAATGAGATTAACAGCTATGGCTGAACTCCATCACAACCACCTTAGTGATAACCGAATAGAGGGTCTTACGCCAGATCAATATCTAGCATTGCTTACCGATCACCAATGGGAAGACCTTCAGAATAGAAAGATAAAAAGGCTTACAACGCAAGCAGCCTTTAAGCAGGGAGCTACACTTACAGATATTAATTACCTGCACAACAGAAGCTTGGACAGAAATATGTTCGAGCGTTTGGCTACTCTAGATTTTGTACAAAAAAAGGAAAACTTGATTATCACAGGATCCTCTGGAGTGGGTAAAAGTTATATAGCTCAGGCATTGGGACATCAAGCTTGTATGATGAATAAAAGAACCCTATACACAAATACTGCTAGACTGATGAAACGATTAAAACTAAGTAAAGTAGATGGCACTTACCTTAAAGAACTTGCAAAACTATTAAAAGTAGATCTGCTTATCCTTGATGATTTTGGTTTACAGAGCTTCGACAATCAGGACAGAGAGGCGCTTATGGACATAATCGATGAAAGACATGATAAAAAAGCAACGATTGTAGCTTCACAAATACCTGTATCCGCTTGGTACGATATTATCGGCGAAAGCACTATCGCTGATGCGATACTAGATCGTATTGTAAATTCATCGCATAGGATAAACCTTACTGGAGAATCCTTGAGAAAAGGTAAGTTGAAAGAACAGTATTAA
- the istA gene encoding IS21 family transposase: protein MANTLDPMDLKQIINLKQDGYSNRQIGATLGISRNTINSYIHLFKGSGYSFKELLKLDNHTLEKLFTSHTTINNKRYDELMLYFESINKARNHPGFTFLYHYTEYSQKVKDPYSYTQFMEHYHRKYAKIKGSMKLEHEAGKEMFVDFAGKKLQIVDKITGEILPVEVFVAMLPNSQYTYVEACMSQKREDFISCCENALHFYGGVPKAIVSDNLKSAVTRSSRYEAQVNRSFKDFARHYNCVVNPTRSYSPQDKALVENAVHLAYQRIYYPLREMTFFSLADLNKEIKLLLECYNNLLFQRKEASRLELFQSVEREYLKPLSSTRYEIKEYRRAKVQKIGYIYFSPDKTYYSVPYRYIGKETTLHYTKGMVEVYYNQQRIAIHQRSGSKGAYITNKDHLSSSHKQYSQWSPQYFKNKAAVHGSYVAACVERIIAALDYPETGYKRAMGVIQLHKSYGSQRLDNACKRAIQADAVSYNRITNILKNNLDQSSLFLQEETDRGSHIPKHANIRGASNYK from the coding sequence ATGGCCAACACACTTGATCCAATGGACCTAAAACAAATTATCAACTTAAAACAAGATGGTTATAGTAACCGTCAAATTGGAGCCACACTTGGCATTTCCCGCAACACTATAAATAGCTATATACACCTATTTAAAGGTAGTGGTTATAGTTTTAAGGAGTTATTAAAGCTAGACAACCATACCCTAGAAAAGCTCTTTACATCTCATACAACCATAAATAACAAACGCTATGATGAATTGATGCTTTATTTTGAAAGTATTAATAAGGCTCGGAACCACCCAGGATTTACTTTTTTGTACCACTACACAGAATATAGTCAAAAGGTTAAAGACCCTTATAGTTACACTCAATTCATGGAGCATTACCATCGTAAATATGCCAAGATCAAGGGATCTATGAAACTTGAACACGAGGCAGGGAAAGAGATGTTCGTGGACTTTGCTGGAAAAAAACTTCAGATAGTAGACAAAATCACAGGCGAGATACTTCCAGTAGAGGTCTTTGTTGCCATGCTCCCTAACAGTCAGTATACCTATGTTGAGGCTTGTATGAGCCAAAAGCGTGAAGATTTTATAAGTTGTTGCGAAAACGCCCTTCATTTCTACGGGGGAGTACCCAAGGCCATCGTATCAGACAATCTAAAATCAGCCGTTACCAGATCTAGTAGATACGAAGCTCAGGTTAACCGTAGTTTTAAAGACTTTGCCCGCCATTACAACTGCGTGGTCAATCCAACGCGTAGTTACTCCCCTCAAGATAAAGCGCTGGTGGAAAACGCGGTGCATCTAGCTTATCAACGGATTTATTATCCCCTTCGGGAAATGACCTTTTTTTCTTTAGCAGATCTAAACAAAGAGATAAAACTTCTGCTAGAGTGCTACAACAACCTATTATTCCAACGCAAAGAAGCTAGTCGTCTGGAGCTCTTCCAAAGCGTCGAACGAGAGTATCTAAAACCCTTAAGCAGTACACGCTACGAGATAAAAGAATATAGAAGAGCTAAGGTTCAGAAAATAGGCTATATCTATTTTTCACCAGATAAGACTTACTACAGCGTTCCATATCGTTACATTGGCAAGGAAACCACGCTACACTATACCAAAGGCATGGTAGAGGTGTATTATAATCAACAGCGCATAGCTATACACCAACGTAGCGGTTCCAAAGGCGCATACATAACCAACAAGGATCACCTTAGTAGTTCTCATAAACAATACAGCCAGTGGAGTCCGCAATACTTTAAGAACAAGGCAGCTGTCCATGGTAGTTATGTTGCAGCATGTGTCGAGCGGATTATTGCTGCGTTGGATTATCCTGAAACAGGGTATAAAAGAGCTATGGGCGTTATACAACTCCATAAGTCTTATGGCTCCCAAAGGTTAGATAATGCTTGCAAAAGAGCCATACAGGCTGATGCTGTAAGCTACAACAGGATAACCAACATACTGAAGAATAATCTAGATCAAAGCTCCTTATTCCTACAAGAAGAAACAGACCGAGGTTCTCATATCCCCAAGCATGCGAACATCCGTGGGGCATCCAATTATAAGTAA
- a CDS encoding restriction endonuclease subunit S, which translates to MLDFSRTNFTKQISLTPKKSQHIATKWPLAKIKSCFDINKTSFNPESKPNQEFIYVDIDSVGKGTGIIEYNNKILGKDAPSRARRIAEKNDIIISSVRPYLKAFALVDKDVKDCLFSTGFFVISTKDKKLYSNQYLLNLFMEFEPLMSQIESTMGKGQYPSINKTDITNFKIPLPTIDVQKEIATECNKIEKNKEKSLQKILVAKKTIEEIIDDTFKDSSPKKIGDLCVVQSGGTPKRNVSEYWNGNINWVGSRVCQNRIISESIVEEKITELGLKNSSARLFSKETTLIALVGATIGKVAFLNFETTTNQNIAGINPKDKSVLLPKYLFYVLLATYESNFNKDKGKFTMANLTRIKNLLIPFVAIKEQKRIIKLIEKQESIIKKKKHY; encoded by the coding sequence ATGCTAGACTTTTCAAGGACAAACTTTACTAAACAAATATCATTAACACCAAAAAAATCACAGCATATAGCAACTAAATGGCCTTTAGCTAAAATCAAATCTTGCTTTGACATAAATAAAACATCATTTAATCCAGAATCGAAACCTAACCAAGAATTTATATATGTTGACATTGATTCGGTAGGTAAAGGAACTGGTATTATAGAATATAACAATAAAATTCTTGGTAAAGATGCACCTTCTAGAGCAAGAAGAATTGCAGAGAAAAATGATATTATAATTTCATCTGTACGTCCATATTTAAAAGCTTTTGCTTTAGTGGATAAAGATGTAAAAGATTGTTTGTTTTCAACAGGCTTTTTTGTAATCAGTACAAAGGATAAAAAATTATATTCTAATCAATATCTTTTAAATCTATTTATGGAATTTGAACCTTTAATGTCCCAAATAGAAAGTACTATGGGAAAAGGTCAATATCCAAGTATTAACAAAACGGACATAACAAATTTCAAAATACCTTTACCAACAATTGACGTGCAAAAAGAGATTGCTACAGAATGTAATAAAATTGAAAAAAACAAAGAGAAATCACTACAGAAAATTTTAGTAGCTAAAAAAACAATCGAAGAAATAATTGACGATACTTTTAAAGATAGTTCACCTAAAAAAATAGGAGATTTATGTGTAGTTCAAAGTGGTGGAACACCAAAAAGAAATGTAAGTGAATATTGGAACGGTAATATAAATTGGGTTGGCTCAAGAGTTTGCCAGAATAGAATAATTTCGGAAAGTATTGTTGAGGAAAAAATAACCGAATTAGGATTAAAAAATTCATCCGCACGATTATTTTCAAAGGAAACAACTTTAATTGCATTAGTAGGTGCTACAATTGGTAAAGTGGCTTTCCTTAATTTTGAAACAACAACAAATCAAAATATTGCCGGAATAAATCCAAAAGACAAAAGCGTTCTTTTACCTAAATATTTATTTTATGTTCTTTTAGCTACTTATGAATCTAATTTTAACAAAGACAAAGGAAAATTCACAATGGCTAATTTAACAAGGATTAAGAACCTTTTAATTCCTTTCGTAGCAATCAAAGAACAAAAAAGAATTATAAAACTAATAGAGAAACAAGAGTCAATAATTAAAAAGAAAAAACATTATTAG
- a CDS encoding DUF6169 family protein produces the protein MYKYYKEQGADGPYFYFYTELNLTYYVAFRNMSQETFPLNNLYSLDFGEINGLKGKKDTKISLTILKIIIEFLQTDKSLVLHFLCDSADSRQLNRKRLFSRWFSICGMEQWVKYDYDFDSADYNVSFIFCSNIYETAIMETEILLTLDVYERAKDD, from the coding sequence ATGTATAAATATTATAAAGAACAAGGGGCTGATGGCCCCTATTTTTATTTCTACACTGAGCTCAATCTTACATACTATGTAGCATTTAGAAATATGTCTCAGGAAACTTTTCCGTTAAATAATTTATATTCTCTAGATTTTGGTGAAATAAATGGACTAAAAGGAAAAAAGGACACAAAAATATCTTTAACCATATTAAAAATCATAATTGAATTTTTACAAACTGACAAATCGCTAGTGTTGCACTTTTTATGCGATAGTGCAGATTCAAGACAATTGAACAGAAAAAGATTGTTTAGTCGTTGGTTTTCAATTTGTGGAATGGAACAATGGGTTAAATATGACTATGATTTTGATTCTGCAGATTATAATGTTTCCTTTATATTCTGCTCAAATATTTATGAAACAGCAATAATGGAAACTGAAATCCTTTTGACATTAGACGTATATGAAAGAGCAAAGGATGATTAA